The following proteins are co-located in the Legionella busanensis genome:
- a CDS encoding COX15/CtaA family protein, translating into MFKKNSKLELYMVTMAVVLALVVVMLGAYTRLTNAGLGCPDWPGCYGHLVLPSANQDLSKAQLKYPEVPIEASKAWTEMVHRYAAGLLALLIFSIGFYNLRLLFKDKTQAKLLPIILMLLVLFQAALGMWTVTLKLLPIVVMAHLLGGILIFSLLFRLRIQLNNSPTAFHQSSLWTFWICLGVGLIFCQIALGGWVSANYAGIACIGFPQCNGQWLPPLHLAQGFYLFSPVGANYQGGLLENEIRITIQFIHRLGALIVTLYMVSLATLILWQVKDKAMRVLAILIILLVFIQITLGALNVVYLLPLSIAVAHNGIAALLLATSLSMLYLTQRRIK; encoded by the coding sequence ATGTTTAAAAAAAATTCCAAGTTAGAACTTTATATGGTAACCATGGCAGTAGTGCTTGCATTGGTAGTTGTTATGTTAGGCGCTTATACGCGCTTAACAAATGCTGGCCTTGGCTGTCCAGATTGGCCAGGCTGTTATGGTCATTTAGTCTTGCCAAGCGCTAATCAGGATTTAAGTAAAGCTCAATTAAAATATCCAGAAGTTCCTATTGAAGCTAGTAAAGCTTGGACAGAAATGGTACATCGCTATGCTGCTGGCTTGTTAGCTTTATTAATTTTTAGCATTGGTTTTTACAATTTACGGCTATTATTCAAAGATAAGACGCAAGCAAAGCTTTTACCTATAATTCTTATGCTATTAGTTTTATTTCAAGCAGCTTTAGGTATGTGGACTGTAACTTTAAAATTGTTACCTATCGTAGTTATGGCTCACTTGTTGGGAGGGATATTAATTTTTTCTTTGCTTTTCCGCTTAAGAATACAATTAAATAACTCTCCAACCGCTTTTCATCAATCATCATTATGGACCTTTTGGATTTGTTTAGGTGTGGGACTAATTTTTTGCCAAATTGCTTTAGGTGGTTGGGTGAGCGCTAATTATGCAGGAATAGCTTGTATAGGTTTTCCTCAATGTAATGGCCAGTGGTTGCCGCCACTACATTTAGCTCAAGGCTTTTATTTATTCTCACCTGTCGGCGCCAATTATCAAGGTGGTTTATTAGAAAATGAGATAAGAATTACTATTCAATTTATTCATAGGTTAGGTGCGCTTATTGTTACCCTCTATATGGTATCCTTGGCTACTTTAATTTTATGGCAGGTAAAAGATAAAGCTATGCGAGTGCTGGCAATCTTAATTATTTTATTAGTCTTTATACAAATTACTTTAGGTGCATTAAATGTAGTTTATTTATTACCTTTAAGTATTGCTGTAGCACATAACGGTATTGCTGCATTACTATTAGCAACTTCCTTATCTATGCTCTATTTGACTCAAAGGAGGATTAAGTGA
- the cyoE gene encoding heme o synthase → MSSNESNLSPLIWRDYLELCKPRVVALMLLTVLVGMFLAAPGWVPLATLFATLLGVACCAGSAAAINHLVDKRIDALMQRTSKRPVAQGRVSVKQACYFALILGIIGLFILVVFVNLLTAVMTFITLIGYAGIYTGYLKRATPQNIVIGGLAGAAPPLLGWTAITNQLDPQALLLVLIIFTWTPPHFWALAIYRLKEYKNAAIPMLPVTHGVAFTKLNILLYTILLLPVSVLPFIVGMSGSLYLIGALLLGGRFLYWAISLYLKEEPIIAMRTFRFSIIYLMMLFIFLLLDHYMV, encoded by the coding sequence ATGTCTTCTAATGAGTCAAATTTATCACCGCTAATATGGCGTGACTATCTTGAGTTATGTAAACCACGTGTTGTTGCTTTGATGCTTTTAACTGTTTTAGTAGGGATGTTTCTGGCTGCGCCTGGTTGGGTGCCATTAGCAACGCTCTTTGCTACTTTGTTAGGAGTCGCCTGCTGCGCTGGTAGTGCTGCTGCTATTAATCATTTAGTAGACAAACGTATTGATGCATTAATGCAGCGTACCAGTAAAAGACCAGTTGCCCAAGGAAGAGTATCGGTCAAGCAAGCATGCTACTTTGCTTTAATACTAGGTATAATAGGTCTCTTTATTTTAGTTGTTTTTGTAAATTTATTAACTGCAGTGATGACTTTTATTACTTTAATAGGTTATGCTGGAATTTACACAGGTTACCTTAAACGAGCAACGCCACAGAATATTGTTATTGGTGGGTTAGCAGGTGCTGCGCCTCCTTTACTTGGTTGGACAGCCATTACCAATCAACTTGATCCTCAAGCTCTCCTTTTAGTGTTAATTATTTTTACCTGGACGCCACCTCATTTTTGGGCATTAGCAATTTATCGCCTTAAAGAATATAAAAATGCAGCTATTCCTATGTTGCCTGTAACTCATGGTGTAGCATTTACCAAATTAAACATCTTGTTATACACTATCTTACTTTTGCCAGTAAGTGTGCTGCCTTTTATAGTAGGTATGAGTGGCAGTTTATATTTAATTGGTGCACTTTTATTAGGAGGGCGTTTTCTATATTGGGCAATTTCTCTTTATCTAAAAGAGGAGCCTATTATTGCCATGCGTACCTTTCGTTTTTCTATTATCTATCTAATGATGTTATTTATTTTCTTATTGCTGGATCACTATATGGTTTAG
- a CDS encoding FMN-binding glutamate synthase family protein yields METVDLSKKDLFIFRALEYDEIVLLVIILGIIVLLIITYIYDRLQKPHTILRNFPILGHFRYILEYFGGFLRQYFFANDREELPFNRAERSWVYRAAKNIDTTIGFGSTRPLHIPGTVYFVSAPFPPLATEAAIRPLTIGPYCKHPYTSNHIFNISAMSYGSISKPAIKALSRGAKKAGCWLNTGEGGLSPYHLEGGCDLVVQIGTAKYGVRDEHGNLSDSRLRELALHPNIKMFEIKLSQGAKPGKGGILPAVKVTPEVAQIRGIPPYQDSISPNRHTDIANVEELLDAINHIRKITGKPVGCKFVLGSYEWLHDLCLAIHNRGTQYAPDFITLDSADGGTGASPQGLMDYMGIPIQESLPKLVDILILYNLRKRIVVIASGKMITPATVAWALCAGADFVNSARGFMFSLGCIQALKCHSNTCPTGIATHNANLQRGLVIEDKAERVFHYANNMAHEVAIICHSCGVDEPRQLQRRHARIVREDGFSISLAEMFPDQQSLDQYL; encoded by the coding sequence GTGGAAACAGTTGATTTAAGTAAAAAAGATCTTTTTATTTTTCGTGCACTCGAATACGATGAAATAGTCCTCTTAGTTATTATCTTAGGTATAATAGTTTTATTAATTATTACCTATATCTATGATCGACTTCAAAAACCTCATACCATCTTACGTAATTTTCCTATTTTAGGTCATTTTCGTTATATCCTAGAGTATTTCGGTGGGTTTTTACGTCAATATTTCTTTGCCAATGATCGAGAAGAGCTACCTTTTAATCGAGCTGAACGTTCTTGGGTTTATCGAGCTGCTAAAAACATTGATACTACCATTGGTTTTGGCTCTACACGGCCGCTACACATACCCGGAACAGTTTATTTCGTTAGCGCTCCTTTTCCGCCGCTAGCAACTGAGGCAGCCATTAGACCTTTAACGATTGGACCTTATTGTAAGCACCCCTATACAAGTAATCATATCTTTAATATTTCTGCGATGAGTTATGGTTCAATTTCAAAACCCGCTATTAAAGCTTTATCAAGAGGAGCTAAGAAAGCCGGTTGCTGGCTTAACACAGGTGAAGGAGGTCTTTCTCCTTATCACTTAGAAGGCGGCTGTGACTTAGTAGTTCAAATTGGTACAGCTAAATATGGGGTACGAGATGAACATGGTAATCTATCCGATAGTCGCCTACGGGAGTTAGCATTACATCCTAATATTAAAATGTTTGAGATTAAGTTAAGTCAAGGTGCTAAACCTGGCAAAGGTGGTATTTTACCAGCAGTTAAAGTTACACCTGAAGTAGCACAAATTCGAGGTATTCCTCCCTATCAGGATTCAATTAGCCCTAATCGCCATACTGATATTGCAAACGTGGAAGAACTTCTCGATGCGATAAATCATATCCGAAAAATTACCGGTAAACCTGTAGGATGTAAATTTGTTTTAGGTAGTTACGAATGGTTGCATGATTTATGTTTAGCTATTCATAATCGAGGCACACAATATGCACCTGATTTTATTACGCTTGATAGTGCAGATGGTGGAACAGGTGCATCACCACAAGGCTTAATGGATTATATGGGCATTCCTATTCAGGAATCTTTACCCAAATTGGTCGATATCCTTATTTTATATAATTTACGCAAACGTATTGTTGTTATTGCAAGTGGAAAAATGATCACACCAGCAACAGTAGCGTGGGCATTATGTGCTGGCGCAGATTTCGTTAATTCTGCGCGAGGATTTATGTTTTCTCTAGGCTGTATACAAGCTCTGAAATGCCATAGCAATACTTGTCCTACCGGTATTGCCACGCACAATGCTAACTTACAAAGGGGATTAGTTATCGAAGACAAAGCTGAACGGGTCTTTCACTACGCTAATAATATGGCTCATGAAGTAGCTATTATTTGCCATTCTTGTGGGGTAGATGAACCCAGACAATTACAACGTCGCCATGCACGAATTGTTCGGGAAGATGGATTTTCCATTTCATTAGCAGAAATGTTTCCTGATCAGCAGTCACTTGATCAATATTTGTAA
- a CDS encoding SPFH domain-containing protein: MDSLITLVLLAIFAIAFVLAGVKVVPQSEEWTVERFGRYTHTLHPGLGLIIPFIDRVTYKINMRERVLDIPPQEVISSDNAMVTIDAVCFFQVIDTAKAAYQVDDLEHAIRNLTMTNIRTVLGSLELDSMLSQRDEINSRLMHVVDLATNPWGVKVTRIEIRDIRPPQDLVDAMANQMKAERDKRASILAAEGHRQAEILRAEGDKQAQILRAEAAKQEAYLEAEARERTAQADATATRMVSEAIAKGNMNAINYFIAEKYVEALKMIGTSENSKMVLMPIEATAIIGSLAGITELFNKVNSPKG, from the coding sequence TTGGACTCATTAATTACCCTGGTTTTACTAGCAATATTTGCAATTGCCTTTGTATTGGCTGGTGTGAAAGTAGTCCCTCAATCCGAAGAATGGACTGTTGAGAGATTTGGGCGCTATACACATACCTTACATCCAGGTTTAGGATTAATTATTCCTTTTATTGATAGAGTCACTTATAAGATTAATATGCGTGAACGCGTCTTGGATATCCCGCCACAAGAAGTTATCTCTTCAGATAATGCTATGGTTACTATTGACGCAGTCTGCTTTTTCCAAGTAATTGATACTGCGAAAGCTGCTTATCAAGTAGATGATTTAGAGCATGCGATTCGTAACCTAACAATGACTAATATTAGAACGGTTCTAGGTTCTCTAGAATTAGATTCTATGTTAAGTCAACGGGATGAAATTAATAGCCGTTTAATGCATGTTGTTGATTTAGCAACAAATCCTTGGGGAGTAAAAGTAACAAGAATTGAAATTAGAGATATCAGGCCCCCTCAAGATTTAGTGGATGCAATGGCGAATCAAATGAAAGCAGAGCGGGATAAGCGGGCATCAATTTTAGCTGCTGAAGGTCATCGTCAAGCAGAAATTTTAAGGGCAGAGGGTGATAAACAAGCCCAAATTTTAAGGGCAGAGGCAGCTAAACAAGAGGCATATCTAGAAGCTGAAGCACGTGAGCGTACAGCCCAGGCAGATGCAACGGCAACCCGTATGGTTTCTGAAGCGATTGCCAAAGGTAATATGAATGCCATTAATTATTTTATTGCAGAGAAATACGTAGAAGCTTTAAAAATGATTGGCACTTCAGAGAATAGTAAAATGGTATTAATGCCTATAGAAGCCACAGCAATTATTGGCTCATTAGCAGGCATAACAGAGTTGTTTAATAAAGTAAATTCCCCCAAAGGATAG
- the hemH gene encoding ferrochelatase, whose product MKDGLLLINLGTPKSPTTTDVRHYLKEFLADKRVINLNAPLRYFLLYAFILPFRPKQSSHAYRTIWTKEGSPLLVNHQRLVHRLQNKLNNIQVALAMQYGEPSVNTALQELENCPHITILPLYPQYSSAATGAALEKVLTLLAKKTTHPSIQVIRDFYDQRSFLLAQATLIKPYIEKYDHILFSYHGIPEFHLKESGCNTICHICPPIKDANPVCYKAQCHQTTRQLAELLSLPADKFSMSFQSRLGRTPWIKPYTDLVLPELAKRGIKKLAVSCPSFVADCLETLEEIGIRAQQQWLDLGGEELTLIPCLNDSEAWAEAIIDICHLQ is encoded by the coding sequence ATGAAAGACGGCTTACTATTAATTAATTTAGGTACACCTAAATCCCCTACTACTACTGACGTACGTCACTATTTAAAAGAATTTCTTGCTGACAAACGAGTAATAAACCTTAATGCTCCCCTAAGATATTTTCTTCTTTATGCTTTTATTCTTCCTTTTCGGCCTAAGCAATCTTCTCATGCATATAGAACTATTTGGACAAAGGAAGGATCGCCTTTATTAGTTAACCATCAACGTTTAGTCCATAGATTGCAAAACAAATTAAACAATATTCAAGTAGCATTAGCTATGCAGTATGGTGAACCCTCCGTAAACACAGCACTACAAGAATTAGAAAATTGTCCCCATATTACAATTTTACCTTTATATCCGCAGTATTCTTCTGCGGCAACTGGTGCTGCTTTAGAGAAAGTACTCACACTTTTAGCAAAAAAAACCACGCATCCTTCTATACAAGTGATTAGAGATTTTTATGACCAACGTAGTTTTCTATTGGCGCAAGCAACACTTATAAAGCCTTATATAGAAAAATATGATCACATTTTGTTTAGCTATCATGGCATTCCTGAGTTTCACTTAAAAGAATCTGGTTGTAATACTATTTGTCATATTTGCCCGCCTATTAAAGATGCTAATCCTGTATGTTACAAAGCACAATGCCATCAAACTACTCGCCAATTAGCAGAGTTACTTTCGCTTCCAGCAGATAAATTTAGTATGTCATTTCAATCTCGTTTGGGTAGAACGCCTTGGATTAAACCTTACACTGATTTAGTTTTACCTGAACTTGCTAAGCGAGGAATAAAAAAATTGGCAGTTTCTTGCCCATCATTTGTAGCAGATTGCTTAGAGACACTTGAAGAAATAGGTATTCGTGCACAGCAACAGTGGTTAGATTTGGGGGGCGAAGAATTAACGTTAATTCCCTGTCTTAATGATTCAGAAGCTTGGGCAGAAGCGATCATTGACATTTGCCACTTGCAATAA
- a CDS encoding YqgE/AlgH family protein — protein MTIETSLANHLLIAMPSLTDPNFERTVIYICEHHPQGTVGLIINRPTEYQLSMVFDQLNILPLHQEISLRPLLFGGPIQPERGFVIHRPSGEWRSSLSLQDDVTITTSNDIIRAIAAGNGPQDALVTLGYVGWIDNQLEQEVQDNVWLVCPYKQEILYDVPYRQRWEYAGSLIGIKMSQLSSSIGHA, from the coding sequence ATGACAATTGAGACCTCATTGGCTAACCATTTGTTAATTGCTATGCCTTCTTTAACTGATCCTAATTTTGAGAGAACAGTTATTTATATTTGTGAACATCATCCGCAAGGTACCGTTGGCTTAATTATTAATCGCCCTACAGAGTATCAGCTCAGCATGGTTTTTGATCAGTTAAATATTTTACCCTTACATCAAGAAATAAGTTTGCGGCCCTTATTATTTGGTGGTCCAATTCAACCTGAGCGGGGATTTGTTATTCACCGCCCTAGTGGAGAGTGGCGCTCAAGTCTATCTTTACAAGATGACGTCACGATAACAACTTCAAATGATATTATTCGTGCTATTGCAGCAGGAAATGGCCCACAGGACGCGCTTGTTACTTTAGGCTATGTTGGCTGGATAGATAACCAATTAGAGCAGGAAGTTCAAGACAATGTATGGCTTGTATGCCCTTATAAACAGGAGATTTTATATGATGTTCCGTATCGGCAGCGATGGGAATATGCAGGTTCGCTCATTGGTATAAAAATGTCTCAACTTAGCTCGTCAATTGGTCATGCTTAA
- a CDS encoding NfeD family protein, with the protein MFELNYWHWLAIALVLIIAETLGAAGLLIALGMAAATTGILTWLFAITWQWQLIYFSLLCILFAISWWFFIKKRNTKEPSLINKPFHTMLDQTVILVEPIKDGRGLIRINDATWFVKGPDLPAGTKVKIVAIEGTSMVVEPLIASGKCQ; encoded by the coding sequence ATGTTTGAATTAAATTATTGGCATTGGTTGGCGATAGCACTTGTTTTAATTATTGCTGAAACATTAGGTGCTGCTGGCCTTTTAATTGCTTTAGGCATGGCTGCAGCAACCACAGGCATACTTACTTGGCTATTTGCTATAACTTGGCAGTGGCAGTTGATTTATTTTTCACTTCTATGCATTTTATTTGCAATATCTTGGTGGTTTTTTATTAAAAAGCGAAATACTAAAGAGCCTTCTTTGATAAATAAGCCTTTTCATACCATGTTAGATCAAACTGTTATTTTAGTGGAACCTATTAAAGATGGTCGAGGTTTAATAAGAATTAATGATGCGACTTGGTTTGTCAAAGGACCAGATTTACCTGCAGGAACAAAAGTTAAAATAGTTGCAATCGAAGGAACCAGTATGGTAGTTGAGCCACTTATTGCAAGTGGCAAATGTCAATGA
- the ruvX gene encoding Holliday junction resolvase RuvX, with the protein MPSGIYFGFDFGFKRIGVAVGQKVTLTARPLTIIQAQQGIPNWELLRKLIKEWRPEACVVGLPTCIDDTELYTTEAAKRFAKQLQKQFCLPVHLVDERLSTKEARAYLFEEGGYRKIQSSQIDSIAACIILQQWLHSQQFKSES; encoded by the coding sequence ATGCCCTCAGGCATTTATTTTGGTTTTGATTTTGGTTTTAAGCGTATTGGTGTAGCAGTAGGGCAAAAGGTAACATTAACAGCTAGACCGTTAACAATAATTCAAGCTCAACAAGGGATACCAAATTGGGAGTTATTAAGGAAGTTAATTAAAGAGTGGCGACCGGAGGCATGTGTAGTTGGGTTGCCAACTTGCATTGATGATACAGAGCTTTATACAACTGAGGCAGCAAAAAGATTCGCTAAGCAGTTACAAAAACAGTTTTGTCTACCTGTTCATCTAGTAGACGAACGATTATCCACAAAAGAAGCGCGCGCTTACTTGTTTGAAGAAGGCGGATATCGTAAGATCCAGTCTTCTCAAATTGATAGTATAGCTGCTTGTATCATTCTTCAGCAGTGGTTGCATTCGCAGCAGTTTAAAAGTGAATCATGA
- a CDS encoding cold-shock protein, producing MATGEVKWFNNAKGWGFIIPEGGGEDIFVHFSAIHGTGYKTLNPGQIVSYDLIKGERGLHAANVVVTAEEREQEPV from the coding sequence ATGGCTACAGGCGAAGTCAAATGGTTTAACAATGCCAAAGGTTGGGGTTTTATTATACCTGAAGGTGGTGGTGAAGATATTTTCGTTCATTTTTCTGCTATACATGGTACTGGCTACAAAACATTAAATCCAGGCCAAATAGTAAGTTATGATTTAATAAAAGGTGAACGAGGTTTACATGCAGCAAATGTTGTAGTTACAGCTGAAGAAAGAGAGCAAGAGCCTGTGTAA
- a CDS encoding aspartate carbamoyltransferase catalytic subunit, giving the protein MNHFLEISQLTINEIENLLKRALFFKQLGIYPNFSKHKLANLFYENSTRTRVSFELAANHLSIYPVNFTLAASSESKGESIIDTIQTLAAMGISLFVIRHQQDGLQNQLAAQVGPGIHIINAGDGKHAHPSQAMLDLMTIKEKKSNLQQLKVAIVGDLRHSRVANSLQYLFSLTGIKELMLVAPSIWQPSQVHYGQVTDSLKEGIKDADVIICLRIQNERLSSSEVINLDTYRANYAITAEVLQYAKKDVMIMHPGPINRGVEIDSDVADGSQSCILHQVTNGVFMRMAIIESLLAQYEQ; this is encoded by the coding sequence ATGAACCATTTTCTAGAAATTAGCCAATTAACAATTAATGAAATTGAAAACTTATTAAAGCGTGCCTTATTTTTTAAACAGCTCGGTATTTATCCTAATTTTTCTAAACATAAGCTTGCTAACTTATTTTATGAAAACAGTACACGCACACGAGTAAGTTTTGAGCTGGCAGCTAATCACTTATCAATATACCCAGTTAATTTTACCTTGGCCGCTTCTTCGGAAAGTAAAGGTGAAAGTATTATAGATACTATTCAAACCTTAGCAGCAATGGGTATTAGCCTATTTGTAATTCGCCATCAACAAGACGGTTTACAAAACCAGTTAGCTGCTCAGGTTGGGCCAGGTATTCATATTATCAATGCTGGTGATGGTAAGCATGCTCATCCTAGTCAAGCTATGCTTGATTTAATGACTATTAAAGAGAAAAAGTCAAACTTACAACAGCTTAAAGTCGCTATTGTTGGAGATTTACGTCACTCACGAGTAGCAAATTCATTACAATATTTATTTTCTCTTACAGGAATTAAAGAATTAATGCTAGTTGCTCCATCTATTTGGCAACCAAGCCAGGTTCATTATGGTCAGGTTACTGATTCCTTAAAAGAAGGTATTAAAGATGCCGATGTGATTATTTGCTTACGCATTCAAAATGAGCGCTTATCATCTAGCGAAGTTATAAATTTAGACACCTATCGAGCTAATTACGCAATAACTGCTGAGGTGTTACAGTATGCTAAGAAAGATGTCATGATTATGCATCCAGGTCCCATTAATCGTGGCGTTGAAATTGATAGCGATGTAGCTGATGGCTCACAGTCATGTATCTTACATCAAGTAACAAATGGCGTTTTTATGCGTATGGCTATTATTGAGAGCTTGTTAGCTCAATATGAGCAATAA
- a CDS encoding SCO family protein encodes MPMKKRVVVGSVFAVIALAMGVTLSNSFYKEKKIDPEQFHGTLLQKPREIQQFNLTGVDNQPFNNKSLHGKWTMVFFGFTSCGYLCPTTMSELAKMYRILEQEHIKPLPQVVMISIDPNRDSLDKLKNYVINFDSHFYGARGEEAIVKRMTHEMGVAYSKVSLPNSTDSENYDMQHSGAVMLFNPKGELSAFFTTPHQANLLAKDYQLLVG; translated from the coding sequence ATGCCAATGAAAAAAAGAGTTGTAGTAGGTAGCGTTTTTGCGGTTATAGCCCTAGCAATGGGTGTGACACTGTCAAACTCATTTTATAAAGAGAAAAAAATAGACCCTGAGCAATTTCATGGCACTCTATTACAAAAACCTAGGGAAATTCAACAGTTTAATCTTACGGGCGTAGACAATCAGCCATTTAATAATAAAAGTCTGCATGGTAAATGGACAATGGTTTTTTTTGGCTTTACTAGTTGCGGTTATTTATGTCCAACCACGATGAGTGAATTGGCTAAAATGTATCGTATCCTTGAACAAGAACATATTAAGCCTTTGCCACAAGTTGTTATGATTTCTATTGATCCAAATCGAGATTCATTAGATAAATTAAAAAATTACGTTATTAATTTTGATTCCCACTTTTATGGTGCTCGCGGTGAGGAAGCAATAGTTAAGAGAATGACTCATGAAATGGGCGTGGCTTATAGCAAGGTTAGTTTACCCAACTCAACAGATTCAGAAAACTATGATATGCAGCATAGCGGCGCTGTTATGTTATTTAATCCAAAAGGTGAGTTAAGTGCATTTTTCACTACTCCTCATCAGGCCAATTTACTTGCTAAAGATTATCAGCTTTTAGTAGGTTAA
- the rimK gene encoding 30S ribosomal protein S6--L-glutamate ligase, whose product MQIAILATNPHLYSHQRLKQAGEEAGHKVQIINPLYCYMNVATSSPKVHYRGGEPLPQYDAVIPRIGSSITYYGTAVLRHMETMGMYTLNESLAISRSRDKFRALQLLSRKGLPLPLTSFAQSPDDTEDLIRMVGGAPLVIKLLEGTQGKGVILADSHQSAVSIINAFKEMSANILVQEFIEESRGTDIRCFVIGDKVVAAVKRQAKEGDFRANVHQGGKAVRVILTPQERVIAVGAAKTMGLKVAGVDLIRSNHGPLILEINSSPGLEGIEKATNINIAGKIIQYIEKHARPKTSKQRFQG is encoded by the coding sequence ATGCAAATTGCGATTTTAGCCACTAACCCTCATTTATATTCTCATCAGCGCTTAAAGCAAGCGGGAGAAGAGGCAGGACACAAAGTCCAAATTATTAACCCCCTTTATTGCTATATGAACGTTGCAACTTCCTCTCCTAAAGTTCATTATCGGGGCGGTGAGCCTTTGCCTCAATATGATGCGGTTATTCCTCGTATTGGCTCTTCTATTACCTATTATGGTACAGCTGTATTAAGACATATGGAGACCATGGGCATGTACACGTTAAACGAATCTCTTGCCATTTCTCGCTCGAGAGATAAATTTCGCGCCTTGCAATTATTATCAAGAAAAGGTCTTCCTTTACCCCTTACAAGCTTTGCTCAATCTCCTGATGATACTGAAGATTTAATCCGTATGGTAGGGGGAGCACCCCTTGTTATTAAATTATTGGAAGGAACGCAAGGAAAGGGCGTAATTTTAGCTGATAGTCATCAATCAGCAGTTAGTATTATTAATGCGTTTAAAGAGATGTCCGCTAATATTTTAGTGCAAGAGTTTATCGAAGAATCAAGAGGTACTGATATACGGTGCTTTGTTATCGGTGATAAGGTCGTAGCCGCTGTTAAAAGACAGGCAAAAGAAGGCGATTTTCGAGCTAATGTGCATCAAGGAGGCAAAGCAGTTAGAGTAATATTAACACCACAAGAACGTGTAATCGCCGTAGGTGCTGCAAAAACAATGGGTTTAAAAGTAGCTGGCGTAGATTTAATTCGTTCAAACCATGGGCCTTTAATTTTAGAAATTAACTCTTCGCCTGGCCTTGAAGGAATAGAGAAAGCTACTAACATAAATATTGCTGGAAAAATAATTCAGTATATTGAGAAGCATGCTAGACCTAAGACATCGAAACAAAGATTCCAAGGATAG